A genomic segment from Sesamum indicum cultivar Zhongzhi No. 13 unplaced genomic scaffold, S_indicum_v1.0 scaffold00124, whole genome shotgun sequence encodes:
- the LOC105179141 gene encoding mitochondrial inner membrane protein OXA1, whose product MAYRRGVTARAKFFYQQQQRVAPSFSHVRRDDSDREDLNSNPISRNTEIRNYFQHRFLGTGNNFSAFNGSRNLFKDRRFGIPAGCGPVFSRNFSSGTVGEGAVDKIEILNDVVDVLGDKAVEVVPVVSEVAAVAADSFFPVAALQYLIDYVHTYTGFNWWASIVVTTLLIRSIQLPLLINQLKSTSKFTLLRPKLEAIKEEMQNREMSPNAVAEGQAQMQKLFKEYGVTPFTPLKGLLISGPIFCSFFFAVNNLAEKVPSFKEGGALWFTDLTTPDSMYIFPVLTALTFWITVECNAQEGLEGNPTAHTIKNVSRAFAALTIPFTASFAKAIFCYWITSNLFSLSYGLVIKKPEVKKFLGIPIIPVTPPSTNQKPGLSFFDSLKKYAAAQQKQSLSSPAEASSKPTNQRIAPTSVLNQRIKSLEKEVKGRKKGKRR is encoded by the exons ATGGCTTATAGACGGGGCGTCACTGCTAGAGCGAAGTTTTTTTATCAGCAGCAACAGCGAGTTGCTCCTTCATTTTCGCATGTTCGTCGCGATGATAGTGATCGTGAAGATCTTAATTCCAATCCCATTTCTAGGAACACGGAAATCCGGAATTATTTCCAACATCGTTTTTTGGGTACCGGAAATAATTTCAGCGCTTTCAATGGGTCGAGAAATTTGTTTAAAGATAGGAGATTTGGGATCCCAGCGGGATGTGGGCCGGTTTTCAGTAGGAATTTTTCTAGTGGGACTGTTGGAGAAGGGGCGGTTGACAAGATTGAGATTTTGAATGATGTGGTGGATGTGTTGGGAGATAAGGCTGTGGAGGTGGTGCCGGTGGTGAGTGAGGTGGCGGCTGTGGCTGCAGATTCGTTCTTTCCCGTGGCAGCGCTCCAATACTTGATTGATTATGTGCACACTTATACGGGATTTAATTG GTGGGCATCAATTGTGGTGACAACTCTTTTGATTCGTTCAATTCAGCTTCCGCTTCTTATAAATCAACTGAAATCCACTTCAAAATTTACT CTTCTAAGACCGAAACTCGAGGCAATTAAGGAAGAAATGCAAAATAGG GAGATGAGCCCCAATGCTGTTGCAGAAGGTCAGGCTCAAATGCAAAAACTGTTTAAGGA ATATGGTGTTACTCCATTCACACCTTTGAAGGGACTTCTAATTTCAGGTCCCATCTTTTGCAGTTTCTTCTTTGCT GTTAACAACCTGGCTGAAAAAGTTCCATCTTTTAAAGAGGGCGGAGCATTATGGTTTACCGATTTGACAACTCCTGATAGCATGTATATTTTTCCAGTTTTGACAGCATTGACATTTTGGATTACGGTGGAG tgCAATGCCCAGGAAGGTTTGGAAGGGAATCCTACTGCTCATACAATCAAGAATGTCTCAAGGGCCTTTGCGGCACTGACAATTCCTTTCACTGCAAGTTTTGCCAAG GCTATATTCTGCTACTGGATTACCTCCAACTTGTTTTCACTCTCATACGGATTAG TGATAAAAAAGCCTGAGGTGAAGAAGTTCTTGGGCATACCTATCATACCCGTGACACCACCCTCGACCAATCAAAAACCAGGCCTCTCTTTTTTCGACTCACTAAAGAAGTACGCAGCGGCTCAGCAAAAGCAATCTCTATCCTCACCTGCTGAAGCATCATCAAAGCCTACAAACCAAAGAATAGCTCCGACTTCTGTTCTTAATCAACGGATTAAGAGCTTAGAGAAAGAAGTCAAAGGAAGgaagaaaggaaagagaagGTGA